Proteins found in one Magnolia sinica isolate HGM2019 chromosome 5, MsV1, whole genome shotgun sequence genomic segment:
- the LOC131246813 gene encoding chaperone protein dnaJ 20, chloroplastic, protein MSSCRVISGNHSSLFPKPQISARKSMETLSFPNFSKTHLPKSQSKQIAIFSTEKNPNRAGRPASLRTRALSTEASFYELLGIPESVGFSEIKQAYKQMARKYHPDVSPPNQTEEYTRRFIQVQEAYETLSDPRLRAMYDRDLARGFHLAFSARKRFDEELEVKSEWRNRWQDQVAGLKRRSMNKDSGDNMSWGARMRKQRNGSSAQ, encoded by the exons atgagcagTTGCAGAGTTATCTCAGGAAACCACAGCAGCCTCTTCCCAAAACCTCAAATCTCTGCCAGAAAATCCATGGAAACcctctcttttccaaatttctcaAAAACCCATTTGCCCAAATCGCAATCCAAACAGATTGCAATCTTCTCCACCGAGAAAAACCCAAACAGGGCCGGCCGGCCGGCCTCTCTCAGGACCAGAGCTTTGAGTACAGAGGCTAGCTTCTACGAATTGCTGGGAATTCCAGAGAGTGTCGGCTTCTCAGAAATCAAGCAGGCCTACAAGCAGATGGCCCGGAAATACCACCCGGACGTATCGCCGCCCAATCAGACGGAGGAGTATACGAGGAGATTTATTCAGGTGCAGGAGGCTTACGAGACGCTTTCCGATCCGAGGCTTCGGGCGATGTACGATAGAGATCTGGCCCGGGGGTTCCATCTCGCGTTCTCCGCGAGGAAGCGGTTCGATGAG GAATTGGAGGTGAAAAGTGAATGGAGGAATAGGTGGCAGGATCAAGTGGCGGGTTTGAAGCGGAGGAGCATGAATAAGGATTCGGGGGATAACATGTCATGGGGAGCTCGGATGCGCAAGCAAAGGAATGGATCGTCTGCACAATAA